A region from the Drosophila ananassae strain 14024-0371.13 chromosome 2L, ASM1763931v2, whole genome shotgun sequence genome encodes:
- the LOC26513882 gene encoding vesicular acetylcholine transporter produces MASFQIPVINLELREVKEIVWEKIQEPVNQRRLILVIVSIALLLDNMLYMVIVPIIPDYLREIGSFDDGPTPPPLRDNITGKIIPVHHDHHGQDSATGILFASKAIVQLMVNPFSGGLIDKIGYDIPMMIGLTIMFFSTAVFACGSSYSVLFFARSLQGAGSAFADTSGLAMIADRFTEENERSQALGIALAFISFGCLVAPPFGGALYQFAGKEVPFLILALVCLLDGLMLLLVMKPVKEQIKQSKQVQDQVIPIWRLLMDPYIAVCAGALTMSNVALAFLEPTISLWMEDTMTTENWKIGMVWLPAFFPHVLGVVITVKMARKYPQHQWLMAAGGLALEGLSCFIIPFCSGYKMLMLPICVICFGIALIDTALLPTLGYLVDVRYVSVYGSIYAIADISYSIAYAVGPIIAGGVVEAIGFTALNFLIAFSNLAYVPVLRKLRNIYDFKPFENEANILMQDPPNKEYQTYVMHDQKPVEGGLRNHLEYGQQYQQEQETNLDDPQYDYQAQQGYQQAGGSYQQDQGYQPGYQEQGGSYAPQGQAPRVANPFQQQQQQQQQQQQPQSRGPAGPANPFRQGF; encoded by the coding sequence ATGGCCTCATTTCAAATACCTGTAATCAACCTCGAGCTGCGTGAGGTTAAGGAGATCGTATGGGAGaagatccaggagcctgtgaACCAGCGTCGCCTCATCCTGGTGATCGTGTCCATAGCCCTGCTCCTGGACAACATGCTCTACATGGTGATAGTGCCGATAATACCCGACTATCTGAGGGAAATCGGCAGCTTCGACGATGGACCGACGCCACCGCCATTACGGGATAATATAACGGGAAAAATCATACCCGTACACCACGACCACCATGGGCAGGACTCTGCCACGGGCATCCTGTTTGCTTCGAAGGCCATTGTCCAGCTGATGGTGAATCCCTTTTCGGGCGGCCTTATCGACAAGATCGGCTACGACATTCCCATGATGATCGGCCTGACCATCATGTTCTTCTCCACTGCTGTGTTCGCCTGTGGCAGCAGCTACAGTGTCCTTTTCTTCGCCCGATCCCTGCAGGGAGCTGGCTCCGCCTTTGCGGATACATCGGGACTGGCCATGATCGCCGATCGCTTCACGGAGGAAAACGAGCGCTCCCAGGCGCTGGGCATTGCGCTGGCCTTCATCAGCTTCGGGTGTCTGGTCGCACCGCCGTTCGGAGGAGCTCTATACCAGTTCGCCGGCAAGGAGGTGCCCTTCCTGATCCTGGCACTGGTGTGTCTGCTAGACGGCCTAATGCTACTGCTGGTGATGAAGCCCGTGAAGGAGCAGATCAAGCAGAGCAAGCAGGTACAGGACCAGGTGATTCCCATCTGGCGTCTACTCATGGATCCCTACATTGCCGTCTGCGCCGGAGCCCTGACTATGTCCAATGTGGCACTGGCCTTCCTGGAGCCCACGATCTCGCTCTGGATGGAGGACACAATGACCACGGAAAACTGGAAAATCGGAATGGTCTGGCTGCCGGCGTTCTTCCCCCACGTCCTGGGCGTGGTCATCACCGTGAAGATGGCCCGCAAGTATCCGCAGCACCAGTGGCTCATGGCCGCCGGAGGACTGGCCCTCGAAGGACTCTCCTGCTTCATCATCCCCTTCTGCAGTGGCTACAAGATGCTGATGTTGCCCATCTGTGTGATTTGCTTCGGAATTGCCCTGATCGACACCGCCCTGCTGCCCACCCTGGGTTACCTGGTGGATGTTCGCTATGTGTCCGTCTACGGAAGTATCTACGCTATTGCGGATATATCCTACTCGATCGCCTACGCCGTAGGACCCATCATTGCCGGAGGCGTGGTGGAGGCCATCGGATTCACGGCCCTCAACTTCCTGATAGCCTTCTCCAATCTGGCTTATGTTCCGGTGCTAAGAAAGCTGCGCAATATCTACGACTTTAAGCCATTCGAGAACGAGGCCAACATCCTGATGCAGGACCCGCCCAACAAGGAGTACCAGACCTATGTGATGCACGACCAGAAGCCCGTGGAGGGCGGCCTGAGAAATCATTTGGAGTACGGGCAGCAATatcagcaggagcaggagacCAACCTGGACGATCCGCAGTACGACTACCAGGCTCAGCAGGGATACCAGCAGGCGGGAGGCAGCTATCAGCAGGATCAGGGCTACCAGCCGGGCTACCAGGAGCAAGGCGGCAGCTACGCCCCCCAGGGACAGGCCCCCCGTGTGGCCAATCCcttccagcagcagcaacagcagcagcaacaacaacagcagcctCAGAGCAGAGGTCCTGCCGGACCGGCGAATCCCTTTAGGCAAGGATTTTAA
- the LOC6500650 gene encoding vegetative cell wall protein gp1, with translation MKVFALTLLSLLALSQARLDYKLQCARNEIGIRWPSYHSNSEYYVCSGVYGSQLTAHCPSGEVFTFVLQQCTSPAHYVPAPPMDVLPTAAPVTMHLVEDSPPVIASAQSELENESGEHHHGHHHEHEHEHEHEHESVEEVESHPIPPTPAPEPPTPPTVEVSKPAVPVPNKVKKPVVPVPIKKPTIPVPNKLAKKPTAASAAAKKPAAPTPSKAAKKPSPPKPAGKKPASA, from the exons ATGAAAG TCTTCGCCCTGACCCTTTTGAGCCTGCTGGCTCTTAGCCAGGCCCGCCTGGACTATAAGCTGCAGTGCGCCCGCAACGAGATCGGAATCCGCTGGCCGAGCTACCACAGCAACTCCGAGTACTATGTTTGCTCCGGTGTCTACGGCAGCCAGCTGACGGCCCACTGTCCATCTGGTGAGGTCTTCACCTTCGTCCTCCAGCAGTGCACCTCGCCCGCCCACTACGTACCTGCTCCTCCTATGGATGTCCTGCCTACTGCCGCTCCCGTCACCATGCACCTCGTTGAAGACTCTCCCCCAGTGATTGCCTCTGCCCAATCCGAGCTGGAGAACGAGAGTGGCGAGCACCATCATGGCCACCACCACGAGCATGAGCACGAACACGAGCACGAACACGAGTCCGTGGAGGAGGTCGAGTCCCACCCCATTCCTCCCACTCCCGCTCCAGAGCCACCAACTCCACCCACCGTGGAAGTGTCCAAGCCTGCCGTGCCCGTTCCCAACAAGGTGAAGAAGCCCGTGGTGCCAGTGCCTATCAAGAAGCCCACTATTCCCGTGCCCAACAAGCTGGCCAAGAAGCCCACTGCCGCTTCCGCTGCCGCCAAGAAGCCAGCTGCTCCCACCCCCTCCAAGGCTGCCAAGAAGCCATCGCCACCCAAGCCAGCCGGCAAGAAGCCAGCCAGCGCCTAA
- the LOC6499911 gene encoding choline O-acetyltransferase: MELERQEPPQPIGRMLRMSVSVFGVKKGSRVCGARLYNIRNCSRIYTHIYRGLIRSDQGANVASNESSSSAAGSGAESAALFSKLRSFSIGSGPNSPQRVVSNLRGFLTHRLSNITPSDTGWRDSILSIPKKWLSTAESVDEFGFPDTLPKVPVPPLDETMADYIRALEPITTPAQLERTKELIKQFVAPQGLGPRLHQYLLDKRDAEDNWAYYYWLNDMYMNVRIPLPINSNPGMVFPPRRFKTVHDVANFAARLLDGILAHREMLDSGELPQERAASREKNQPLCMAQYYRLLGSCRRPGVERDSQFLPSRERLSDEDRHVVVICRNQMYCVVLQASDRGKLSESEIASQILYVLSDAPCLPSKPAPVGLLTAEPRTRWAHDRELLQQDEQNQRNLELIETAQVVLCLDEPLANNFNARGFTGATPSVHRAGDRDETNMAQEMIHGGGSEYNSGNRWFDKTMQLIICTDGTWGLCYEHSTSEGIAVVQLLEKIYKNIEEHPAEDNGLPQHHLPPPERLEWHVSQQINLRFGQASKSVDRAIDDLDFYVYRYQHYGKSFIKSCQVSPDVYIQLALQLAHYKLYGRLVATYESASTRRFLHGRVDCIRAASSEALEWAKAMCQGEGANVPLESDREDEEESRKVKFSIYSKDHLRELFRCAVARQTEVMVKNILGSGIDIPLLGLREASVEVTGEMHELFTDESYKISQCFLLSTSQVACSTDSFMGYGPVTPRGYGCSYNPQPEQIVFCVSAFYSCEDTSASRYAKSLQDSLDIMRDLLQN, from the exons ATGGAGCTGGAGAGGCAGGAGCCACCGCAGCCAATTGGCCGGATGCTTCGGATG AGTGTCAGTGTGTTCGGTGTGAAAAAGGGTTCGAGAGTGTGTGGCGCCCGTTTATATAACATCAGAAACTGCTCCCGgatatacacacatatatatcGAGGACTTATCCGGAGTGACCAAGGAGCGAACGTGGCGTCCAACGAGTCCAGCAGCAGTGCCGCGGGCAGTGGCGCGGAATCCGCCGCCCTGTTCTCGAAATTGCGAAGCTTCTCCATTGGGAGCGGGCCCAACTCGCCGCAGCGTGTAGTCTCCAATCTGCGCGGCTTCCTCACCCATCGCCTGAGCAATATCACACCGAGCGACACAG GATGGCGAGACTCGATTCTGTCGATTCCAAAGAAATGGCTCTCCACCGCCGAGTCCGTGGACGAATTTGGATTCCCTGAC ACTCTACCCAAGGTGCCCGTTCCGCCGCTGGATGAAACGATGGCCGACTACATCCGGGCCCTGGAGCCGATCACCACGCCGGCGCAGCTGGAGCGGACCAAGGAGCTCATCAAGCAGTTCGTGGCCCCCCAAGGCCTCGGGCCGCGACTGCACCAGTATCTCCTGGACAAACGCGATGCTGAGGATAACTGG GCTTACTATTACTGGCTCAACGACATGTACATGAATGTGCGCATACCCTTGCCGATCAACTCGAATCCGGGCATGGTGTTCCCGCCCCGTCGCTTCAAGACGGTCCACGACGTCGCCAACTTTGCCGCCCGACTGCTGGACGGGATCCTGGCCCATCGCGAGATGCTCGACAGCGGTGAGTTGCCCCAGGAGCGGGCCGCCTCGCGGGAGAAGAACCAACCGCTTTGCATGGCGCAGTATTACCGCTTGTTGGGCTCCTGTCGGCGACCTGGTGTGGAGCGGGACTCCCAGTTCCTGCCCTCCCGAGAGCGTCTGAGCGACGAGGACCGGCACGTGGTTGTGATCTGCCGCAACCAGATGTACTGCGTGGTGTTGCAGGCCAGCGACCGGGGCAAGTTGTCCGAAAGCGAGATCGCCTCCCAGATCCTATACGTCCTGAGCGATGCTCCCTGTTTGCCCTCGAAACCGGCTCCAGTGGGTCTGCTGACCGCCGAACCGAGGACCCGCTGGGCTCACGACCGGGAGCTGCTACAGCAGGACGAGCAGAATCAGCGCAACCTGGAGCTGATCGAGACCGCCCAGGTGGTGCTCTGCCTGGACGAGCCGTTGGCCAATAACTTCAATGCCCGTGGATTCACCGGCGCCACGCCCTCTGTCCATCGGGCCGGAGATCGTGATGAGACGAACATGGCCCAGGAGATGATCCACGGCGGCGGCAGCGAATACAATTCTGGTAATCGTTGGTTCGACAAAACCATGCAG CTCATTATCTGTACTGATGGAACTTGGGGTCTATGCTACGAGCACTCAACTTCAGAGGGCATTGCTGTGGTCCAACTGCTGGAAAAGATCTACAAGAACATCGAGGAACATCCGGCAGAGGATAATGGTCTGCCTCAGCACCATTTGCCGCCACCGGAGCGTCTGGAGTGGCATGTCAGTCAGCAGATAAACTTGCGGTTCGGGCAGGCCTCCAAGAGCGTGGACAGGGCCATAGATGATCTTGACTTTTATGTGTACCGCTACCAGCACTACGGCAAAAGCTTCATCAAATCCTGCCAGGTCAGTCCGGATGTTTACATCCAGTTGGCCCTTCAACTGGCTCACTACAAGCTCTATGGTCGTCTGGTGGCCACCTACGAAAGTGCTTCGACACGGCGATTCCTTCAT GGCCGAGTAGATTGCATCCGAGCGGCCAGTTCAGAGGCCTTGGAGTGGGCCAAGGCCATGTGCCAGGGTGAGGGCGCCAATGTTCCTCTGGAGAGCGATCGCGAGGATGAGGAGGAGTCACGCAAGGTCAAGTTTAGCATTTACAGT AAGGATCACTTGCGAGAACTATTCCGGTGTGCCGTAGCCCGCCAGACCGAGGTGATGGTGAAGAACATCCTGGGCAGTGGCATTGACATCCCGCTGCTGGGTCTCCGTGAGGCCAGTGTGGAGGTTACCGGCGAAATGCACGAGCTCTTCACGGACGAATCCTACAAGATCTCGCAGTGCTTCCTGTTATCCACTAGTCAG GTGGCCTGCAGCACGGATAGCTTCATGGGCTATGGCCCGGTGACACCGCGTGGATATGGTTGCTCCTACAATCCGCAGCCGGAGCAGATCGTCTTCTGCGTGTCGGCGTTCTATTCCTGCGAGGACACCAGTGCCTCGCGATATGCCAAGTCGCTGCAGGATTCGCTGGACATCATGCGCGACCTACTACAAAATTAA
- the LOC6500651 gene encoding peritrophin-55 → MKTVILVLAAFVAVNAQQCDRTPIYTQEISPVVCPAAGLSLPIYTNPQAYYKCTTVAGRISPIATNCTNNNYFSYPLQGCQPCNSYLPTGPCSSLAFGPTCVDINTADDPTTIAPTTTTVAPTTTTSADTTTTTTTTTTAAPTTTTPSVPTPPSESDTTATPSGSDDVITPSGTTISVPQPPSPNDSNVPTPNTPIPTAPIIIDSPPTVTEAPTAKSTL, encoded by the exons ATGAAGACCG TAATCCTTGTGCTCGCCGCCTTCGTGGCTGTCAACGCCCAACAATGCGACAGGACGCCAATATACACGCAAGAGATCTCCCCCGTCGTATGCCCGGCGGCCGGCTTGAGTTTGCCCATCTATACCAATCCCCAGGCCTACTACAAGTGCACCACGGTCGCCGGCAGAATCAGTCCCATTGCGACCAACTgcaccaacaacaactactTCAGCTACCCGCTCCAGGGCTGCCAGCCCTGCAACTCCTACCTGCCGACTGGTCCCTGCAGCAGCCTGGCCTTTGGACCCACTTGCGTGGACATTAATACCGCAGATGATCCCACGACCATTGCTCCTACTACCACCACGGTTGCCCCAACCACCACTACCTCGGCTGACACaaccaccactaccaccaccaccactaccgCTGCCCCAACTACCACTACCCCGAGCGTGCCAACACCTCCTAGCGAGTCGGACACCACCGCCACCCCCTCGGGCAGCGATGACGTCATTACACCCTCCGGCACCACCATCAGTGTGCCCCAGCCCCCATCTCCCAATGATAGCAACGTTCCTACTCCAAATACTCCCATTCCCACGGCTCCGATCATCATCGACAGTCCTCCGACAGTTACTGAAGCTCCCACGGCTAAATCAACTTTGTAG